tctcaaGACCACCGTCCCAGTCCTTTAagcaggggtgggtgggtaatTTTGGTCGCTTGATGTGTTATAGTTGTTATCATCTAGGTAGGGTTTTAGGTCGTTttgcttaattattgtttattgataaaaatttaaggttttttgtttcaatttaagggttttctttaattattgtatgCTATATTGATAGATATAAgggtttttgtttaattattctaTATTAGTAGATGTATAcggtttttgtttaattattgtatattaatagaaatttaagtattttcttaaattattgtatattaatagaacattttttctttaattttttttttattaatagaaaataaaagggctggagagatggcccagcggttaagagcactgactgctcttccaaaagtcctgagttcagtttcccagcaaccacatggtggctcacaaccatctgtaatgggatctgatgccctcttctggtgtgtctgaagacagtgacagtgtactcatataaatgaaaaataaataaatcttaaaaaaaaaagaaatttaacttttttctttaattattgtatattgatagatattagtttttttattcattgtctattgatagaaatttaaggttgttttgttagATGATTTTTTGACTATTATACATAagccatttattgaaaatgtgatgttcttataattatttctttccatATAGATTGTTAATGTTAGAGATAAAACAATTCTTAAACAGAAAGGGGGTACAAAGtgaaaacttaagggttctttggaggtTCAGTTGTgtcggatggtgttttgctggggtgaacacgtgaaggagtgttttcctgaagtggacgcAGGTGAAAGGCTACGGCAGACTCtaaaggaacatttagctgaagcagacacaggagagaggatgttctgctaaagcaagcacgtgaagggacacgtgatgaaggattcattgctcacaacacacatgtattggtccgccttacatcaTGTAGTTGAGCGCCATCtgtcaggactccacagagagaaatgcaccaagaaACTTCTGGTGGCGTGCTACCGTTTTTTGCCACTTCCATAGACACAAGCTGAAGCAAGAGCGGTGCTGACcaggcacatggaggacacgtgatgtttggagggtataaataggactccatgaAGTGATAgcgcttggcttgctggtacagctagctgggCAACGCTCGTGGGTCTTGTCTTCagtgatcttcacttccctgagagaggcacagccaagaacttctggtGTCCCCCAGGTCCCTCCTGGAGACCccagcctggctgtctctgctacgTAGCGCCACCCCTGCTGATTCCTGTATGCTAACCGAACTCTACCGAACCGGACtgtggtgtatctgtgaagtgtttgcgagtggatggAGCGGCCGCTGCTTTCCTGCGAACTGAACTGCTGATCTCCAGACAACACAGACCGGGGTGGgggttgctccaaagaacctttctaaacagatacATTTCCTCAggtcctttcttttccactgcctctggtgggtggtgggctacaaaggAGGTTAAAGCACATAAGAACCATCATCAAAAAtaggatttaaaaatattaaacttacAACAGGGTTTATctgagcaccccccccccccgccaccatTCTGTGGGTGCTGCAGAAGGGTAAAGGACAGGGGGAGCTAGGAGACCTTTTAACTCTGGAGCCTCATGCCCCATCTTACTGTCACGTGACAGCCCTCCCCAGCCAGTCCTCAGATAGAAGTGGGGATCGCCAGTACCAGTCTCTATTCAGGTTGCTGTCAACCTTCAACCAGGAGCATTGTCTGGGGAGCTGGGGAGCAGGCCGGCTGCCACCTGGTCCTGGTGCCACAACTGTTCTGCAAGGCCATTGAGCACATGGGCTGTGTCAGCCAGCCCAGCCCGCCCATCCAGTGTTCGCCCGTCTGCCAGCCGCCGCCCTGGCACGCTCTTCACCCGAAACAAGGGCAGCTCCCAGGCCTGCAGGAAGGCCGTGAGGTCCCGCTCTGgcacatctgtgtgcatgtactgGTCAAACCTGCAGGAGGGTTAAGGTGCCTAGGCAAGAGGCTCTGGTCACCAGCCCGTCAGACCTTGGCCTCCTCTTGAGAGGCCATACCCAGGGTCTAGGGTAGGTCCTAGACACCCTTGAATGGAAACCTACGGGTTGAGCCTCACAGGAGGACAGCTATTTTAACAGGAGAGCACCCTAGGGGCCACTCAAAGGATACTTGGAGCCAATAACGATTTTGACAACCCTGGGAGCTTCACCGGCTACACGTGTCAACTGTCCTGGAAGGTCTTCGAAGGAGGCTCGATCcgtgaaagaaaagaggaagaggaaggcatcCGCATTCTCTTTACAAGCCTAGGGACAGAGAGGCAGGCTGGTGGCACACCGCCACGTGGCC
Above is a window of Arvicanthis niloticus isolate mArvNil1 chromosome 5, mArvNil1.pat.X, whole genome shotgun sequence DNA encoding:
- the Cplane2 gene encoding ciliogenesis and planar polarity effector 2 codes for the protein MARPPMHGSVIVPDWHETVEGKEYSACILRKNRRREFGLLERPVLPPSVVIDTASYKIFVSGKSGVGKTALVAKLAGLEVPVVHHETTGIQTTVVFWPAKLKASDRVVMFRFEFWDCGESALKKFDHMLPACKENADAFLFLFSFTDRASFEDLPGQLTRVAGEAPRVVKIVIGSKFDQYMHTDVPERDLTAFLQAWELPLFRVKSVPGRRLADGRTLDGRAGLADTAHVLNGLAEQLWHQDQVAAGLLPSSPDNAPG